Proteins encoded in a region of the Primulina eburnea isolate SZY01 unplaced genomic scaffold, ASM2296580v1 ctg772, whole genome shotgun sequence genome:
- the LOC140822317 gene encoding uncharacterized protein yields MNKVSTSNTEGQSFVVEELQVPEEVQYVTNKNFGGYGRYREKPSVEDLVGTFVEEYGKRMARNESRLDNLETHMASIGATLKILESQVGQITKQLTSQPSGVVQKTADPNLREVNAIFIQNEEIGVVTREAKVDQPTPSKGNRGKKGKSYDFDQCIDISLLPYPQRLAEFQKKKGFKDLKNLHSNIQSAEQEEVAFTGGDDKGRPGSLPQKLQDPGEFVVPCEIGGQLVEKAICDSGASVNIMSSSLYEKLGSSKMKPMELSLQMADKSIRTPLGIVEDVELKIDKLKLPADFLVLDMRDSQNVRTILGRPFLATARAVIDLRQEKLTMEVDGQRAEFKASRISHDPP; encoded by the exons ATGAATAAAGTGAGTACATCAAACACTGAGGGACAATCGTTTGTTGTTGAAGAATTGCAAGTTCCTGAAGAGGTGCAGTACGTCACCAACAAGAACTTTGGAGGCTATGGAAGATatagag AGAAGCCATCAGttgaggatttagttgggaCTTTTGTTGAGGAATATGGCAAGAGAATGGCTAGGAATGAGTCTAGACTTGACAACCTAGAAACCCATATGGCAAGTATTGGTGCTACCTTGAAAATCCTTGAATCGCAAGTGGGGCagataacgaagcaactcacgTCTCAACCGTCGGGCGTAGTGCAAAAGACCGCAGACCCAAATCTGAGAGAGGTGAATGCCATTTTTATACAGAATGAAGAGATTGGAGTAGTAACCAGAGAAGCTAAAGTTGATCAGCCGACTCCAAGCAAAGGGAATCGAGGTAAGAAAGGTAAGAGTTATGATTTTGatcaatgcattgatatttCGTTACTTCCCTACCCCCAAAGATTAGCtgagtttcaaaagaaaaaaggttTTAAAGATTTAAAGAACCTGCACTCTAACATTCAGTCTGCAGAGCAGGAAGAAGTAGCCTTTACTGGAGGAGATGATAAGGGTAGGCCAGGAAGTCTTCCTCAGAAGCTGCAAGACCCCGGAGAATTTGTCgtaccatgtgaaatagggGGTCAGTTAGTGGAAAAAGCTATCTGTGATTCTGGAGCAAGTGTGAATATAATGTCAAGTTCTCTCTACGAGAAACTTGGATCGAGCAAGATGAAGCCCATGGAATTGAGTTTACAAATGGCAGATAAATCGATCAGGACACCATTGGGCattgtggaagatgttgaactCAAAATTGATAAATTGAAGCTTCCAGCAGATTTTTTGGTACTTGACATGAGGGACAGTCAGAATGTTCGTACCATTTTAGGACGACCATTCTTGGCTACTGCTAGAGCCGTCATTGATTTGAGACAAGAAAAATTGACCATGGAGGTTGATGGTCAAAGAGCAGAATTCAAGGCATCCAGGATATCACACGACCCACCTTGA